A region of Dioscorea cayenensis subsp. rotundata cultivar TDr96_F1 chromosome 5, TDr96_F1_v2_PseudoChromosome.rev07_lg8_w22 25.fasta, whole genome shotgun sequence DNA encodes the following proteins:
- the LOC120260614 gene encoding NDR1/HIN1-like protein 10 translates to MSSAADPKPVVTGYPVSAAGYPYAAPPPPPAVHYYPAPAPPPPPYRSNTLLIRRLIAGAIAVFLAAAVVTLAIWLILRPRLPDFSLTSVHFSPPSRYDLSLSVYNPNSKISIQYDHVTAAVLYGHDAFSEVSLPSFHLGKRNSSVLHTQLVADDVAKAIADDQNRGDESAGFHVRLLALVRFQAGIWRTGRHVMRVYCDDVSMGFKNKTGDSMVGPPKRCQVNL, encoded by the coding sequence ATGAGCTCCGCCGCCGATCCCAAGCCCGTCGTCACCGGCTACCCCGTCTCGGCCGCTGGCTACCCCTACGCCGCCCCACCTCCTCCTCCCGCCGTTCACTACTACCCCGCCCCTGCACCGCCTCCCCCGCCATACCGCTCCAACACTCTCCTCATCCGCCGACTCATCGCCGGAGCCATCGCCGTCTTCCTCGCCGCCGCCGTCGTCACTCTCGCCATCTGGCTCATCCTCCGCCCTCGCCTTCCTGATTTCTCTCTCACCTCCGTCCATTTCTCACCCCCTTCTCGCTATGACCTCTCGCTCTCCGTTTACAACCCTAACTCGAAGATCTCCATCCAGTACGATCACGTCACTGCTGCCGTCCTCTACGGCCACGACGCCTTCTCGGAGGTTTCTCTCCCTTCTTTCCATCTGGGAAAGCGCAATTCCTCCGTGCTCCACACCCAGCTCGTTGCGGATGATGTGGCGAAGGCGATCGCGGACGATCAGAATCGTGGTGATGAGAGTGCGGGGTTTCATGTGAGGTTGCTCGCACTGGTGAGGTTCCAAGCTGGGATTTGGAGGACGGGGAGGCATGTCATGAGGGTTTACTGTGATGATGTGAGTATGGGATTCAAGAATAAGACTGGTGATTCAATGGTCGGCCCTCCAAAGCGCTGCCAGGTTAATCTCTGA